TTCCTCAACCGAAAGTGGTCTTTAACCGTTTTCTTAGCTGCCTTTTTTCTACAGTAATTGCCAAGAGAATCCATATAAGTTTCTTTGTTATAGTTTCGATATTATGAGGAAATGTCAGTTTAATGTAATACATGTAACACAGACAGTGTAATGTAAAACAAGTTCAAGTATGACAACACTTCTTTGTGAAAAAGGTTGTCGATTGAGGTTAAAGTACATGAACTTTTCAGTGAAAACTTGCAGGAACTGGAACTTAAAAGTAGAGGTAAAACAATTAATGACTTGATGAAATGTGCATTTGACATCAGGAAAGGAAGTGGCACTGCTGAAGTTCACACAAACATTTGACAAATGCAGTAAAGATATATATCAGCAAAAGTGAGTAAGACTAATTTGCACAATACTATTAATAGCTTTTTGCTTATGCATATTATAAAGCTAGTAAATTACTTATCTGAAGTTCACCCATTTGAGTTTTTACTTTGCATGATCTCTCTGAATCTTTGAATACACATCTGCAATGCTGTGAATGTGGTTCTGAACATGCAAAGTGCCACACTAATGCTGCACTAACAAAGAAAGTGTCACAGtcaatctttctttctctttttctctgacATGCTCCATTTAGGTCAACCGCATCCTGTCTAGGTTTGGTGACATGCTCTGCTACAGGGACAATAAGGACCTGTTTCTGGTGAAGAGAATAATTCAGATGTATGGAATAAGATTTTTCTCTTCATCTCCATTTTGTTTGACAAAAGTCACCCACCGGATGTGAAAGTCGTGTCATGGATGGCACTGCGGTTATGCTGCCAGTTGACACGCTGTGCTGTTAGTTGTTACACCgaatgttttaattttcattctgATAATTGTTTCAAAGAGATAATGTTAAATGACATGTGACACTTAAAGCGGTTGAAACAAGAAGCACTACATCTATCACGAATGATTTGCAACCAGTGCATGTGACTTCCTCCCACTGAGGGTTTATTGAGGTTTATTTCCACATCCTGGACTTAATCCAGTTATATGTTTTAAGAGAacttgtcatttaaaaataataatactaagttactaaaaaactaaattagattgaaaaaaaattctaaaataatcaTTCCAATACACAGCGCCAAATGataaactttttaaaagtagtaaaaaGTAGTCACAAGTCACCCCAAGATGTGGTAATTTTGTCAATTTGTCAAAATGCCCCACACTTGAAAACTTCCTTACCATGTAACTTTTGTACAAAGGCAAAATGGACAAGACAGGAAGTGCTCTGATCATGCACTGATCATTGCATGCAACACAAACCCGCATATgcaaagaaagagaacaaaagcCAGATATACGCATATAGCATGCATCTTAAAGCTGTGGCTAAACTGGCTACAACAAAAACTAGCTGTCCTCCAAATCTGATGTAACTCACCCTGAAGCTTTGGTTGCCTCAACTGTGCAGTCTCTGCCGCCTCCTCCATCCTCTCCTGATGAACCAGCAGCTCACAACAGACCGTGTTCGTGTTGTCATCCAGCAGTTAGTCCATCCACCCCATCTGAAGATGATTCGGTCAGAACCATCACCTTTCATCGAACACTGACACAGGACATGAAGACTGTGTGGGTTTTGATAACTCTGCTCTCTCTTCTCTCGCAGCGCCACTTCTCTTCCTCTAAAGCGAAGGTTGGCCAATGTACGTATGAGGAGGAAGTTAGTCTCACTATCACTCTCAGACACACCTAACACCCCCAGCTTCTGCTAAGGCCTGAGATATTTCTGCTCATCTGTGGTAGTGTTTGTCGCAAAGCTGTTTTGTTTGTGATTCTTTGTTTGTGGCCTTATCAAACTATGCGGCAACTTTCATTCATCTAATCTCGAACCACCATTTTATTCTGCATTTGCATCAAAAATGAATGAACTTTTATGCAGTAAAAACCATTTAATTAGCAATAAATCAGCCTGAAATCTTGCTTTAGCATTCACCCAATGAAATGTATCCTCACAGCATTGCCCCCTGCTGGCCGATGGTGGGTCAGACACAGGAAGAGAAGGAAAGTGATGGCCGACTTATTGATTTTTGAACAAAatcatctctgttttctttaCATATATACCTGCGGACATTATAGTTTAGGAAGATAGTTTCATAAAGTTTATGACATATGTTCAAGAAATATATCAAGTGTATATCCAGCTTCAAGTTTGCTCTTTGTGAACTGCACACCGAACCAACAACCCAGATGACTTTTTCAGTTTATCTGGTGGTAAGCTTAAAGTCGAGACTCGCCGAAGTTCTCCCAACAGGTGAACTTCGCAACAAGGAGAAACAACACATTGGACCAAAGTGAAACAACTCAGTCCGATgtgaaagacaacaacaaaacaaaaaacccattaaaaacaCTTCTAAAACTTGCCGAAGTGGATGCCGGTGTGGCCAGATGCTAACTCGACACCTCAGGACTGCTTTAGGGACACAAACTGTTCAAAAGTGGCAGATATATAAAAAGATTACACAGGATACACTAATACAGTGACTGCCTAAATCAAAAAGTCTGAAAATAGTTGACAGAAGTTGTCACGAGGCGTTAGAAAGGTAAAACCACTTTCATAGTAAAAAGGAAACAGtgcccacaaacacacaccttgcTCCACTGATCGGCCTTCAAGCATCCAGCATCCAGGTAATGATATTCTCTGAGATCACAACCACGGGTCCTGAGCTGAAGTCCAAAACAAATACAGGTCACTgaactctgaaacacacacatacaacacaaTTACTCGtgcactacagttcaaaagcTTGAGGTCAATAACACTGATACTAAAAAACGCagatttaccatcacaggaatacatttgaaACAatcaaacagttatttcaaagtgcaatatttcacaatattacggtctcactgtatttttaaccaaataaatgcaacaaaaacaatctTACCTTTCTATAGCATAACTAGCTCTCTTTTTGTTTACTGGACTTGCTTATGCACAGGCCTTGATTTTCTGTGGCAAGTGAAGTTTTCAAGGCATGTTTGACGATCAGTTTTACATCTCAATACAACATATATACCATGCATTGAAAAACTGAATCAACAAATCAACTTCTCAGTGTCTCAAAGCCATGCAACATCATAGCAGCACCTCTTGTGTTTCACAACACTGGTAAGACAAGCACTGAGGATAATTAGCTCCTGCGTAACAtcctataataataatttgttccgATTCTGAACCTTTTTAGATATCCTCTAAAGCATTTAAGCTAATTCCACCCACCGGTGAAGTGAGGTCAACACTCAAAGCAGCAGTCACATTATCACTATCATCATAATTTATCTTCAGCATGCAGGAAAATGGTTTGCAGGCCTGTGCCAGCATCATGATGTTTGTCTTGTGGCTAAGCAGCTGTGATCTAATTAAACCTGAAAGACAGATATAGATGTTGATACGACTGACAAAATGGTCAAAAATAAATGGCACGTCACTCGGTATCTCTACAGAAATGACATGCAGCCTCTAATGAAGCGGCTGGAAATAAAGAgacatatttatttcagttaaaagaACGTTTTATCCATTCTTTATATTGAAGGCACAGTTGGTGAAGTACACTCACAGTTACTTACATAGTGACAGCACGACATTGTGACTAAACAGCGCAATGACAAAAATTCATATCAAGCATATTTAAAGCTGCTCGGCTGTCCTGtgtcaaaaaaaacaaagtgagaaccaaaaaaaaaaaaacggaatgtTGCCATGTGGAATGTGTGTAGACCTTTAATTGCTGTCCTGATGATAGGACAGAGAAACCACACAGAGAGGCGTTTATGGTCGGAGGTTTTGATGAAGGGAAGTAACAGTCTGAACTATGAAGCACCACCGAAGAGATAATGGTATCACAAGGCCTAAAAATAACAACGTCCTTCAAAACATGCTTCGtgcttttaaataacaaaataacaactCTTTTATTGGTGATGAGAATGACCTTGTTCATGTCTGGAATGTGAACGCAGCAAGAAAATTATTAGTTACATGtgattatttctgttttctttttctttcagattATTCAATTAAACTGTTCTAAAAACACCAGTGCACAGACTCACAAAATATCCTTAGGAGACAAATTATCAGCTAATTTtatcttttgggtgaactaatcctaaatttttactttacaaaattGCCCTTAAGAACATCCTTACAAACTTAACATTTATCTGAGTAAATCTGCTAAATTTCTTTCTTAAGAAGATCTTCAGGAATCCGGctctttgtgtttttaatttgcgGGATACAATGAAGAACAGATGCAGTTGTCATCAGAAAGCGCTGTTACAAATTTAGAAATAAAGGGACCGATGTTCAAacgcaaaaaacattttttcttttaggCAAACaaccgatttaaaaaaaaattacaaataaaatacatatctATCTAAAAAGGCCTCTTCTGGTCGGATATATTGTGCTTATAAGGTGGAACTAGACTTTGCCCCCAGAAGCCAGTCTAGTGGTGTGTCCAAATCAACGTCTCTCATAGTTCGTCTCGAGCTGTTCTGTCCAGAGGAGACTGGAGCACATCTGAGTTTTGGGCCTCTGTGCTGATCTCAGCCTGTTCCTGGGTTTTACCCGAGCGCTTCCTGTCCCAGTCTGTGCGCATCTTCTCATTGTCCCACACTGTGGAGGTTTCTGTGTCACTGATATACCCAGGTTCACCCGTGTAGTGTGTAGGAAACACAAGCAAGGGCTCCGCTGAAAATGCTTTCAGGTCCCTCGTTTCAAACTGATCCATGTAGTCCGATCTGAAGACGATTGATGGTATCAGATGTGAAGATGAAGACAGAGTGAAATTAGACAAAGGCAAAGCAGCATAACaccaataataaatacattttctgaaaactttgccaactaattgcatttaatacagGTTTAAACTAGAACACATTTAGTTGTAATTAATATGCAATTAAgtgttaaaaaacattaaatatcacTATGAAAGCGGTTTCTGccactgaacataaaaaaaactaacgGTGAATTTACATATCAcacttctgacttttttctcagaactgtgaaatgtaaaacaataaaattgtgagtttatatcctttattttctcgcaattgcaagctTATATCCTGCAATTCTATGAAAAAGGTccgaactgtgagatataaacttgagAAAAAACCCCATTCTCATATTTctcagtttgtttgtgtgtgtaagcatatactgtgtgtttatatatataaaatctattgtGGAATATGGATCTAGAAGTGATGTTACTTGCATATATATGGGATGTGTAGAGGATGTCCTCCATCTGTAGTACTTACACTGGATGCTTATTAAACATAACAGGAAGGAACTCGTCCACAGGCAACATTTTACTGAGTGGTTCTGCTTTGAGGAGCTTTTTGGCCCCTTGTAATGACATCATGTAGCCCAAAGTCCAATAGGAATAGTCCGCCTCCACCAGGTTGCGAATGTTTGGTACCGCCTTCTCAGGTCGGTCCACTTGCATCCTCTTCCTCCCAATATAACTGCAAAAATACACAACAAGCAACATGAACGAAGCTCCCATCAATACATAACCCATGAAATTGAGTGCAGCCAATGACTGTACACGAAAAGAGCCGCTCACATGAGGTCCCAATCCAGACCCTCACTCTCCACCTCATGCATCAGATTCTGTAGGCGACGCTTGAAGAAAATCTCAAACCGCAGATCATCTTCAAGCACCAGCGAGGTCTTCAGGCCTCTGTCTACAATCTGTGTATTACAGCATATAAACATCAAAGCTATAGATGCACACAAAAACCCTCAGTCTATATTTACACTCTCTAccgaaacctagtgagctgcctaatTAGACACTATTTTAAGGCAGATATTTAAGGCTTCAGAAACATAGGTAGCCATGTTTGCTACCTTGTGACAAACCTTGTTCAATGCCAAATCTAGTGCTATTTCACTTATGGTTCTGTATCAGAAGGTAGCTGCCTATACTATCATTCAAAATactagggtcagtaagattttcttttatgtttctgaaagaaattatacttgtattcagcaaggatgcattaatatgTCAGAAGTAACAGTAAACAGTCCCTCCAAAAAAAcgtgattttttttgtgattgttgcgggcaaaaatccttgatttttcGGCACGTttccttaaaaaaagtaatatgcgGGATATTCTTGCAATTTTATGCAATTAAATtgtgtgaacttgcaaaaactgcggcttgatgaaaaagaggaaaaaaggtgattcccccaacacctttttctcactaggctactaccttaatgtaaagagtaatttcttattacttcctatgataagcaagcatactaaatcacagaatatttaagttgcaatcttactgcaacgtaaattattttacatactactaatataattacaactataAGTTTTTGGTaatgttctgtaacaaaaaagtgcaatcttactactgtaaagttgcatcaacttctaaatgaaactacaacagtgttagtagtctagtgagaagggggtgttgggggaatcacctttttctctctatttcatcaaaccgcagttttcgcaagtccTCGCAACATAATTTGGCTCCACtatcatgtaacaaatcgggaactGCTTCGCGCTCTTTTTTGCGCTGATTtgtgttggcaaataagaatgatttgcccgcttcaagtttcaccgcggggtttgcagatgatgttcacgtcacgtaattacgtcacttcataaggttcccatggcaataggagGAAAATGgagctttacttgtgtgaagtaaacgcaacatttttcaactttctgctaatatatatatgtgagttttttgcaacgaaaatacagggattatgaaaacATGCTAGCCccacatattttgctttctgaaatcggcaatttatgcggcaaaagagcggcgtatttgaaaaaatgcgaccccgcataaatatgctggcctttttttctgattatacgtttttctggagggactgagtaaatgcatttataatattacaaaggaTTTCTGTTTccaataaacgctgttctttgaacttcaaagaattctgaaaaaaagtgttatgaTATCCACAAAAATGCTaagctataaaatattttaatatatatattgattaaatgttttaaccccttactagtaaccccccttttttggcatggagaccgaaattacatacccaaaataaaaaggtttctgctcatgattctttctgactagatacataatcaacatatgttcacaaagctgacactttaaagtttactgttcaggaatcagaatcactcagactgttatgataatagagatatataagctcaaacataaaaacaaaaataaaaatattaaaaacatatgttttaaatgtatttaaaaaaatgttgatgtaggaaatgagtttgaaaacacagtgtagctaaggccacaagtcttccaagacttcataaaaaatttcataatcgaatctgtaaaactgtgaattttatgaaatattttctaaggccatgtcatgtgtgtttttagagaaggctaatcagattgatttatggcccttgtcatctctgtaagatctcacatgtaaactttcctgtgctctttgtgtatgtttcactgttgaaaactgcccgaatcatgattgtattgttctcaccaaacggttctttcacacctccgccaagtatgacacattatccgcattattcttttatcattattcttttgtttttattccacctttattagccttgattgtggtttttcaggctttacaaagcaacaaagcagcgatctcacttcagtctctctttgcatttagcccttatttatcaaaagtcttactataaaaatacaacaaaacattttcttacgaccttacgtgaattattgagacaaaaatgcattatgaagaagaaaagcacctgctattagtagcattggtgctaacgttagcatcaagctacatctgacaatttatgaaattattagtacacttttactcaaaactcactttaaaccccgatcgagtgtttataataacttcctttagcgatcaggggtggaatttggtcgtttactgttgtaaaaatatgttatttgtagcctttttcatcgctgcacaagttagcatttccgatgtacattttcgatttttttttataaaaacgccccagatctcaagaaattctcataccaagctttactatcgtaatcgcgggtttattattcggatattttgtgtgtacagaggtgtttcagtgttgttttggccagataactaccaggaagtgtgcaggaagcatgtgacacgatggggcggtgtccagatatgaaactctagatggacgtttgaaagacccaatcagagtctgagtcacacaccgcacgagctgacaccactgcacgcacacagagatcgctgggagaggctgtttatcatctgatcgcgtaaatccgtggaaaatgaatagaaatgacgattctgtctgaagaaatatgaagtaaacatcagtaaatatatccatatatctccgcagatatgcatctttggtctgtaaatccttattgacgctgttcagtgagtctatgtgaacacaaataaaccgctcttgacgtgactgaatatgagggagttgtgaatttctattcaaaatgtggcataatacggatttattattttgcactcctgacataaatcactaaatatctgtcactgcaacaatgttttatcaaaatattggtcaaatatcgaagcttgagtctttaaactttccattgatgcacagtttgtccagatgaagtaagacagtgatgtttaatgtgctgtgaaagtgaaacaataataaactggggccgtcagcgatgtttgcacgcaaaggggttaaataaacataaaaaaatacattttcatcatcgataataatgagaaatgtttcttgagcagcaaatcagcgtatttagaatgttttctgaaggatcatgtgacgctgaagacagaaaattcagctttgccattactgGAATAAATCAGAAAACAGAGACTAAGGCATCTTCCTAGATTTGGGAACAAAACTACAAACTAAGATACGAGCCAGACCTCTTTCCAGATGTTATAGTGGGACAGGAAGCAGCCCAGCTCTCCTCTCGTCAGAGGTCTGCCGTGGTAGGGGTCACTGTAGCCGGGAAGCATGTGGATTCCCATAGCTTGGATCTCACTGACGTTCATAGCTCTGGCATATAAAagaaagaatgctgaaaaaaatcttATCTTGCTTGAAATGaatgctgcatttgtttgaagGTAACCGAAGTGAACTTACTTGCCATCAACGGCTGCTATAATCTTGCAGTCGATTTCCTGCTCTCTCAACGCCCTCAGCATGCGCTCACGACGGTCGGCCCTCCGCTTCAGGTTGATCATAAACACCTTTTAAAACACAGAAAAGCGCACTGAAAACAATGTTACAAGAGAACCATTCCAATCAGCACAACCAACCCACATGTTTACCTCATCAAAGTCCATTTTATCAGGTCTTTTGACAGGTTTGGGCACGTATCTGGAAGGCTCAACTGGAGGATTTCGCACTGGAATTTAAGAGGTGGTTACATTTGATAAaacagaagtatttttttttcttctttgtgaaGCTGAAACGTACCATTGACCTCTAGCAAAGTATGAATGAAGCTGTCAGCTTCATCCTGCATGGTGCTGTGGGCACGAAGAGGCACTGGCAGATGCCCATAAGTCTCCTTGTTACAAATAAACATCTGTACCTCtgcaaaaaaagataaatattcttcaaaatatcttcttttgtgctccacagaagaaagtcagtcattcaGGTTCGGaacaacataaattattttagGTTAACAGGCATGAATTGTGGGAATCTGTTGTGGCACCCACCTGCCATGCGGGCTGAAAAAGCAAAGACTATAATGTCGTCAAAGGCCCAGCTGTACTCTGGGTGTGGTGGGTGAAAAGCAAGCAGTCTGGAAGCTTCTTTCCGCAGGTCAACCAGGAAAGTCGAGTGCACCATGGGAACAGCAAAGCAACCTCTGCGCACTTGCTTGCGCATGGGGATGTAGGCAGGGGTTCGTTTATAGTAGCCCTGGAGAAGTTTatgatatgtttgtttttttcatatttctggATAAAGTGAGAGATTAAATACACATATTCGGAGGAATTGTACCTGGGATGTCATTCCACACCAGAAGTTTGAGTAGGCAGCACGAGACTCCAGCATTGGTGCCACAATCGTCTTGTTCTCCTTTATCAGTTTCCATAAGACGTCTCGGTTGATCAGGAGATTGTCACAATCAATCATCTGGAAAGACATAAAATAACAATAGATTTTCATGGATGCATCAACAAGCTGCCTCCAAAAACAAAGCTTGCTGAAGATAATCACCAAAAGGCAGATCAGGAAGTAAAATCAATGTTATCAATGGTGTTCAAAGTTTATTGACTGTGTCCAACACAGTATTCAAGGGTTCCCCATCACAATTCTGCTTGGAAGACAGAAGCTGGGAGTCTTGCTTTGATTAATCCTGATTATTCTGTAATTAAAGAAGTTTCTAGAACTGTACTTTGTTAATGGGTGTTCACATGTAGCCCCTGACAGTCATCatttaaactgtcacttctggccaaaataccagaGTTCATCCCTGTTCATCCCTTGTTGGGTTCTCACTTCAAAATCCACCGATCCACTTGTTTAGGACGGTTTTGGCTTGTCATTTGTGCATAttgctctcctgattcagacaagacttaT
This genomic stretch from Carassius auratus strain Wakin unplaced genomic scaffold, ASM336829v1 scaf_tig00215725, whole genome shotgun sequence harbors:
- the LOC113095453 gene encoding procollagen galactosyltransferase 1-like: MLWFVSVLWFCLMNTGPARGYFHEERWSPESPILAPRVMLALICRNAQHSLPHFLGTIDRLDYPKDRIALWVATDHNIDNTTYLLRDWLINVQKLYHYVEWRPKEEPSKYHDEEGPKDWTNERYAYVMKLKQAALESAREMWADYLMMIDCDNLLINRDVLWKLIKENKTIVAPMLESRAAYSNFWCGMTSQGYYKRTPAYIPMRKQVRRGCFAVPMVHSTFLVDLRKEASRLLAFHPPHPEYSWAFDDIIVFAFSARMAEVQMFICNKETYGHLPVPLRAHSTMQDEADSFIHTLLEVNVRNPPVEPSRYVPKPVKRPDKMDFDEVFMINLKRRADRRERMLRALREQEIDCKIIAAVDGKAMNVSEIQAMGIHMLPGYSDPYHGRPLTRGELGCFLSHYNIWKEIVDRGLKTSLVLEDDLRFEIFFKRRLQNLMHEVESEGLDWDLIYIGRKRMQVDRPEKAVPNIRNLVEADYSYWTLGYMMSLQGAKKLLKAEPLSKMLPVDEFLPVMFNKHPVSDYMDQFETRDLKAFSAEPLLVFPTHYTGEPGYISDTETSTVWDNEKMRTDWDRKRSGKTQEQAEISTEAQNSDVLQSPLDRTARDEL